A genomic segment from Arcobacter acticola encodes:
- a CDS encoding ABC transporter substrate-binding protein, with product MNKFLSIALASALSCSVVSAKEISIGAVMPMSGPLAAYGQVTNLGVELAHKQQPILKNGDTIKIVLLDNKGDKVETATATTRLISSDKVVAILGALTSTNTAQAIAIADKKEIPVIASVATNDQLTAKREFANRVCFTDSFQGEVVANFAKVQGYKTAVVVVDQAQVYSLGLAKAFEQAFKKNGGEIVKKIKVTSGDKDFKAVVSQIKETNPDFMFLPLYHPEASMIARQSKQLGLEKPMFSGDGVANQTFIDLGGDSVNGYMFTDFFDSTNPPSQTSADFVAFHEKETGNKEMNSFTALGADTYNVLIDAMNRCEDPTNSVCINKEIKKTTGFDGVSGKISIDSEGNATRSAVIKEIKDGKAVFKATVNP from the coding sequence ATGAATAAATTTTTAAGTATAGCTTTAGCATCTGCATTATCTTGTAGTGTTGTTTCAGCAAAAGAGATTAGTATTGGTGCAGTTATGCCAATGTCTGGACCATTAGCAGCTTATGGACAAGTAACAAACTTAGGTGTTGAGTTAGCTCACAAACAACAACCTATATTAAAAAATGGTGATACAATTAAAATTGTTTTACTTGATAACAAAGGTGATAAAGTTGAAACTGCAACTGCAACAACTAGACTTATCTCTTCTGATAAAGTTGTAGCTATTTTAGGTGCATTAACATCTACAAATACAGCTCAAGCAATTGCTATTGCTGATAAAAAAGAGATTCCTGTTATTGCTTCAGTTGCTACAAATGATCAATTAACAGCAAAAAGAGAATTTGCAAATAGAGTTTGTTTTACAGATTCTTTCCAAGGTGAAGTTGTTGCAAATTTTGCAAAAGTTCAAGGTTATAAAACTGCTGTTGTAGTTGTTGATCAAGCACAAGTTTATTCTTTAGGTTTAGCTAAAGCTTTTGAACAAGCATTTAAGAAAAATGGTGGAGAAATTGTTAAGAAAATCAAAGTTACTTCAGGTGACAAAGATTTTAAAGCTGTAGTTTCTCAAATTAAAGAAACAAATCCAGACTTTATGTTTTTACCATTATACCACCCAGAAGCTTCTATGATTGCTAGACAATCTAAACAATTAGGTTTAGAAAAACCAATGTTTTCAGGAGATGGTGTTGCTAACCAAACATTTATTGACTTAGGTGGAGATTCAGTAAATGGATATATGTTTACAGATTTCTTTGATTCAACAAATCCTCCTTCACAAACTTCAGCTGATTTCGTAGCTTTCCATGAAAAAGAAACTGGAAATAAAGAAATGAATTCATTTACAGCTTTAGGTGCTGATACTTATAATGTATTAATTGATGCAATGAATAGATGTGAAGATCCAACAAATTCTGTTTGTATTAATAAAGAAATTAAAAAAACAACTGGATTTGATGGTGTTTCAGGAAAAATCTCTATTGATTCTGAAGGTAACGCAACTAGATCTGCTGTTATTAAAGAAATCAAAGATGGAAAAGCTGTATTTAAAGCAACAGTTAACCCATAA
- a CDS encoding branched-chain amino acid ABC transporter permease, translating to MFTRDRLINLAIIITAIWFTWFAQNFFDEYTVRIINNVAIFIILAVSYNLINGVTGQFSLEPNGFVAIGAYVTAILLVDAEAMEYQYYIEDASPWVLALQANFFWALILSGTISALLALSLSFPVFRVRGDYLAIVTLGFGFIIRILAINSPSITNGSLGINDIPEFSNLYWTGGIAIFTVIAILNIIYSKFGRAMKAVRDDEDAATAMGINTFKIKTLAFTTSAFFEGVGGGLLAALLTSISPDLFTFFLTFQLLIIIVLGGLGSTTGAILGTIFVMAGLEWMRFLDEPMDFMGIQTDAMPGMRMVVFSLILIIVMLFAREGLMGKKELKDLFKKKKANK from the coding sequence ATTTTTACAAGAGACAGATTAATAAATCTAGCGATTATAATAACAGCTATTTGGTTTACATGGTTTGCGCAAAACTTTTTTGATGAATATACAGTTAGAATTATTAACAATGTTGCTATTTTTATTATTCTTGCAGTTTCGTATAACTTGATAAATGGTGTGACTGGTCAGTTTTCACTTGAACCAAATGGATTTGTTGCAATTGGGGCTTATGTAACAGCCATATTATTAGTTGATGCAGAAGCGATGGAATATCAATACTATATTGAAGATGCATCTCCATGGGTTTTAGCTTTACAAGCAAATTTTTTCTGGGCATTGATTTTATCTGGAACTATTTCAGCTTTATTAGCCTTATCTTTATCTTTTCCTGTTTTTAGAGTAAGAGGTGATTACTTAGCTATTGTTACACTTGGTTTTGGATTTATTATTAGAATTTTAGCTATTAACTCTCCTTCAATTACAAATGGATCTTTAGGTATAAATGATATTCCTGAATTCTCAAATCTTTATTGGACAGGTGGAATTGCAATTTTTACAGTTATTGCAATATTAAATATTATCTATTCAAAGTTTGGAAGAGCTATGAAAGCTGTTCGTGATGATGAAGATGCGGCAACGGCTATGGGTATTAATACTTTTAAAATTAAAACTTTAGCATTTACAACTTCAGCATTTTTTGAAGGTGTTGGTGGTGGTTTATTAGCAGCACTACTAACATCAATCTCTCCAGATTTATTTACATTCTTCTTAACATTCCAATTATTAATTATCATCGTTTTAGGTGGTCTTGGAAGTACAACGGGAGCTATTTTAGGAACTATATTTGTAATGGCAGGACTTGAATGGATGAGATTTTTAGATGAACCTATGGATTTTATGGGTATTCAAACAGATGCAATGCCAGGAATGAGAATGGTTGTTTTCTCTTTAATTTTAATTATAGTGATGCTTTTTGCAAGGGAAGGTCTTATGGGTAAAAAAGAGTTAAAAGATTTATTTAAAAAGAAAAAGGCAAACAAATGA
- a CDS encoding ABC transporter ATP-binding protein has translation MILEVCNVTKQFGGVTAIKDTSFSVKAKEIYGLIGPNGAGKTTMFNIITGNYEPTEGSIKFHGQKIDGIKPHKIVHRGIARTFQNIRLFKSMTVLENILIGFDYQASYTYFEAIFRLPRFYKEEKRVKKRAFEIMEVLGIDKYANEQATSLSYGQQRKVEIARALAANPQLLLLDEPAAGMNPNETNELAELFFKIRDEFDITILLIEHDMKFVNKLCDRVMVLDYGKTIFEGDIKDAIKDEEVIKAYLGDFKHA, from the coding sequence ATGATTTTAGAAGTTTGCAACGTAACTAAGCAGTTTGGTGGAGTAACTGCAATAAAAGATACTTCATTTAGTGTAAAAGCAAAAGAGATTTATGGTTTAATTGGCCCAAATGGTGCTGGTAAAACAACAATGTTTAATATTATTACAGGAAATTACGAACCAACTGAAGGTTCAATTAAATTTCATGGTCAAAAAATAGATGGTATTAAACCCCATAAAATAGTTCATAGAGGAATTGCTAGAACATTTCAAAATATTAGATTATTTAAATCTATGACTGTTTTAGAAAATATTTTAATAGGCTTTGATTATCAAGCCTCTTATACATATTTTGAAGCAATTTTTAGATTACCAAGATTTTATAAAGAAGAAAAAAGAGTTAAAAAAAGAGCTTTTGAAATTATGGAAGTATTAGGAATTGATAAATATGCAAATGAACAAGCAACTTCTCTTTCTTATGGTCAACAAAGAAAAGTAGAAATAGCACGTGCACTTGCAGCTAATCCACAACTATTATTATTAGACGAACCAGCAGCAGGTATGAATCCAAATGAAACAAATGAATTAGCAGAGCTGTTTTTTAAAATAAGAGATGAGTTTGATATTACTATTTTATTAATCGAACATGATATGAAATTTGTAAATAAACTATGCGATCGGGTTATGGTTTTAGATTATGGAAAAACAATCTTTGAAGGTGACATTAAAGATGCTATTAAAGATGAAGAGGTTATAAAAGCCTATCTTGGAGATTTTAAACATGCTTAA
- a CDS encoding MarC family protein, with protein sequence MLDFSDYIQISIGLMSIFSPFVAIPIFVSLTSHSSPSEKRETARTASIAACIAGLVSIWIGQYILLIFGISISSFKIAGGILLLLMSINMINAKTPKAKNTKSELKEAQKKSINVKEIAVVPLAIPLIAGPGAISTIIIFSQKSDTLFHLIMMSIIIIAISSYIYLTLKMASYISKRLGITGLNIISRIMGLLLASISIEFIISGLLTVFPFLGR encoded by the coding sequence TTGCTAGATTTCTCTGATTATATTCAAATATCAATAGGTTTAATGTCAATATTTTCACCCTTTGTTGCCATTCCTATTTTTGTTTCTTTAACATCACATAGTAGTCCAAGTGAAAAAAGAGAAACAGCAAGAACAGCTTCTATTGCTGCTTGTATTGCTGGATTAGTTTCTATTTGGATTGGGCAATATATTTTATTGATTTTTGGAATTTCTATTTCTTCTTTTAAAATTGCAGGTGGAATTTTGTTACTATTGATGTCTATAAACATGATAAATGCAAAAACCCCAAAAGCGAAAAATACAAAAAGTGAATTAAAAGAAGCACAGAAAAAAAGTATAAATGTAAAAGAAATTGCAGTAGTTCCTTTGGCTATTCCTTTAATAGCAGGTCCTGGTGCAATATCAACTATTATCATATTTTCTCAAAAATCTGATACTTTATTTCATCTTATAATGATGAGTATAATTATAATTGCAATCTCTTCTTATATTTACTTGACTTTAAAAATGGCAAGTTATATTTCAAAAAGACTTGGAATTACTGGATTAAATATAATCTCAAGAATTATGGGATTATTATTAGCTTCAATATCTATAGAATTTATTATTTCAGGTTTATTAACAGTATTTCCTTTTTTAGGTAGATAG
- a CDS encoding branched-chain amino acid ABC transporter permease, whose product MDILTFMQQMVNGFSLGSMYALIAIGYTMVYGVLRLINFAHGDIMMVGAFLAYTFMAVFDLPFPLTVLLAVTISASFGMFMDKIAYKPLREAPKISLLITAIGISFFLENAFTVFLGGVPRAFPVPEYMENIFNVAGVTFSFASIMVPIVTLFLLMGILYVLYKTKYGMAIRALSFDIKTVNLMGIDANTIIALVFGLGSGLAAVGGIFWAINYPSVEPMMGVLVGLKAFAAAVVGGIGSVSGAVVGGFIIGFTEVVVIAFFPELGGYKDAFAFIFLILVLLFKPTGIMGEDLEKSRF is encoded by the coding sequence ATGGATATATTAACGTTTATGCAACAAATGGTGAACGGTTTTAGTTTGGGTAGTATGTACGCCCTTATTGCAATTGGTTATACTATGGTGTATGGTGTGTTAAGGTTAATTAACTTTGCACATGGTGATATTATGATGGTAGGTGCTTTTTTAGCTTATACTTTTATGGCTGTTTTTGATTTACCATTTCCACTTACTGTTTTATTAGCTGTTACTATTTCGGCTAGTTTTGGTATGTTTATGGATAAAATTGCATATAAACCTTTAAGAGAAGCTCCAAAAATTTCTTTACTAATTACAGCAATTGGTATTTCATTCTTTTTAGAAAATGCTTTTACAGTTTTTTTAGGTGGAGTTCCAAGAGCATTTCCAGTACCTGAGTATATGGAAAATATTTTTAATGTTGCTGGTGTTACTTTCTCTTTTGCTTCTATTATGGTTCCAATTGTTACTCTGTTTTTATTAATGGGAATATTATATGTTTTATATAAAACAAAATATGGTATGGCCATACGAGCATTGTCATTTGATATTAAAACAGTAAATTTAATGGGAATTGATGCAAATACTATTATTGCTTTAGTATTTGGATTAGGTTCAGGACTAGCAGCCGTTGGTGGGATTTTTTGGGCTATTAATTATCCTTCTGTTGAGCCTATGATGGGTGTTTTAGTTGGACTTAAAGCCTTTGCTGCTGCTGTTGTTGGTGGTATTGGTTCTGTTTCAGGTGCTGTTGTTGGTGGATTTATTATTGGATTTACAGAAGTTGTTGTAATTGCATTTTTCCCAGAACTTGGTGGTTATAAAGATGCCTTTGCATTTATTTTCTTAATTTTAGTATTGTTATTTAAACCAACTGGAATTATGGGTGAAGATTTAGAAAAGAGTAGGTTTTAA
- a CDS encoding TerB family tellurite resistance protein: MLLMKLQSKEKFSFLQLAHYLARVDSKYGPREEEILLEYCTEMGIENLDSFDSENFSLDGILKDFKSEQSKRIVILELMILIHIDHTFHLNEQKLMQQISQNFGINLEDVNDYSQWGKSVAMLYEVAKIFINEKKI; this comes from the coding sequence ATGTTATTAATGAAATTACAATCAAAAGAGAAGTTTTCTTTTTTACAATTAGCTCATTATCTTGCTCGGGTGGATAGTAAATATGGGCCAAGAGAAGAAGAAATATTGCTTGAATATTGCACTGAAATGGGTATTGAAAATTTAGACTCTTTTGATAGTGAAAATTTTAGTTTAGATGGTATTTTAAAAGATTTTAAATCAGAGCAAAGTAAAAGAATAGTTATACTTGAATTAATGATTTTAATTCATATTGATCACACTTTTCATTTAAATGAGCAAAAGCTAATGCAACAGATTTCACAAAATTTTGGAATTAATCTTGAAGACGTAAATGATTATTCTCAATGGGGAAAATCAGTTGCAATGTTGTATGAAGTAGCGAAAATCTTTATAAATGAGAAAAAAATATAA
- a CDS encoding primosomal protein N' — MFYYELALLKSPLNNLTYKSEEEITIGAKVLVKLQNRKVLNEAVIIKQVEEPSFKCTNISEISNNYYDEIMMQTAHFVSQYYVCSLGEALSVYHPFSKSIEKQNDEIKFDSKILLSNSQEKAKVFLKEKKQALLFADTGAGKTEVYIKIIEEHLNDNKQAILLMPEISLTPQMQKRLEKVFNKSVAIWHSKITAKKKTEILKGLQEGSIKLIAGARSALFLPYSNLGVIVVDEEHDESYKSDSKPRFHTKDLCIYIAKKFNIQLVLGSATVSASSFHKIPFFRLNETFHTTKKTYSFDDSNGNLSGKIINKIENTINGGNQVIVFLPTRANFKYQICTSCGKSVECPYCSVSMSLHKNDLALKCHYCGYAQQIPDSCPSCHSGIIHNLRVGTAQIEEELKEIFPEKIIKRFDRDKIKTNNQLKTILNEFNKGEIDILVGTQMLSKGHDYHNVRLAVVLGIDSVLNMNSYKSREKALSLLIQISGRSGRKGEGEVIIQTKNEEFFNHYLNESNYQEFLESELEFRQELYPPFLKMAKVTFSHANGLKIKDEMDSYVSYFKENKNIEVVGFGQSPIFKMANKFRYEIILRSSNVKALLTALHSVNTTNASIDMDTIY, encoded by the coding sequence TTGTTTTATTATGAATTAGCATTATTAAAATCCCCATTAAATAATCTTACTTATAAAAGTGAAGAAGAAATAACTATAGGTGCAAAAGTTTTGGTAAAACTACAAAATAGAAAAGTTTTAAATGAAGCTGTAATTATAAAGCAAGTAGAAGAGCCAAGTTTTAAATGTACTAATATTTCTGAAATCTCAAATAATTATTATGATGAAATTATGATGCAAACGGCACATTTTGTATCTCAATATTATGTATGCTCTTTAGGTGAGGCTTTAAGTGTATATCATCCATTTTCAAAATCAATAGAAAAACAAAATGATGAAATAAAGTTTGATAGTAAAATTCTTTTATCAAACTCTCAAGAAAAAGCAAAAGTTTTTTTAAAAGAAAAAAAGCAAGCTTTATTATTTGCAGATACAGGAGCAGGGAAAACAGAGGTTTATATCAAAATAATTGAAGAGCATTTAAATGATAATAAACAAGCAATTTTACTAATGCCTGAGATTTCTCTAACTCCACAAATGCAAAAAAGATTAGAAAAAGTATTTAATAAAAGCGTAGCAATTTGGCACTCTAAAATTACAGCAAAGAAAAAAACTGAAATATTAAAAGGTTTACAAGAAGGAAGTATAAAACTAATTGCAGGAGCTAGATCTGCTTTATTTCTACCATATTCAAACCTTGGGGTAATTGTTGTTGATGAAGAGCATGATGAGTCTTATAAGAGTGATTCAAAACCTAGATTTCATACAAAAGATTTATGTATTTATATTGCAAAAAAATTTAATATTCAACTTGTTTTAGGAAGTGCAACTGTTAGTGCTAGTTCTTTTCATAAAATACCATTTTTCAGACTAAATGAAACATTTCATACTACAAAAAAAACTTATAGTTTTGATGATAGTAATGGTAATTTATCAGGAAAAATTATAAATAAAATTGAAAACACAATAAATGGTGGAAATCAAGTAATTGTGTTTTTACCAACACGAGCAAATTTTAAATATCAAATTTGTACATCTTGTGGAAAATCAGTTGAGTGCCCTTATTGTTCTGTTTCTATGAGTTTACATAAAAATGATTTAGCATTAAAGTGCCATTATTGTGGTTATGCTCAACAAATTCCTGATTCTTGTCCTTCTTGTCATAGTGGAATAATACATAATTTGCGAGTGGGAACTGCACAAATAGAAGAAGAATTAAAAGAAATTTTTCCAGAAAAAATTATAAAAAGATTTGATAGGGATAAAATAAAAACTAATAATCAATTAAAAACTATTTTAAATGAGTTTAATAAAGGTGAAATCGATATTTTAGTTGGAACACAAATGCTTTCAAAAGGGCACGATTATCATAATGTTCGTCTTGCAGTTGTTCTGGGAATTGATTCGGTTTTAAATATGAACTCTTATAAATCAAGAGAAAAAGCTTTATCTTTGCTAATTCAGATTTCAGGACGAAGCGGAAGAAAAGGTGAGGGTGAAGTTATAATTCAAACAAAAAATGAAGAGTTTTTTAATCATTATTTAAATGAATCAAATTATCAAGAGTTTTTAGAATCTGAACTTGAATTTAGACAAGAGCTTTATCCTCCATTTCTAAAAATGGCAAAAGTTACATTTTCCCATGCAAACGGTCTTAAAATAAAAGATGAAATGGATTCTTATGTTAGTTATTTTAAAGAGAATAAAAACATAGAAGTTGTGGGATTTGGACAAAGCCCTATTTTTAAAATGGCAAATAAATTTAGATATGAAATAATTCTTAGAAGCTCAAATGTAAAGGCTCTATTAACAGCTTTACATTCTGTTAATACTACAAATGCTTCAATTGATATGGATACTATTTATTAA
- a CDS encoding ABC transporter ATP-binding protein — translation MLKVKNLEVYYGLIKAVRGINFEVKEGQIVSLIGSNGAGKTSTLQSIVNDVKKTGQITFNNKDISNLKTHKIIQNHIALVPEGRRCFQNLTIEENLRMGAFNNDDKYEELQEEMFKLFPRLVSKKGQLAGTMSGGEQQMLAIARALMSSPKLLMLDEPSLGLAPKIIGELFETIIRLKEEGITILLVEQNAFAALEISDWAYVLENGEVALEGKGSDLVHSDEIRAKYLGA, via the coding sequence ATGCTTAAAGTAAAAAATTTAGAAGTATATTACGGGCTTATTAAAGCTGTAAGAGGAATTAATTTTGAAGTTAAAGAAGGACAAATAGTTTCTTTGATTGGATCAAATGGAGCTGGTAAAACTTCTACTTTACAATCAATTGTAAATGATGTTAAAAAAACTGGTCAAATCACTTTTAATAATAAAGATATTTCGAATTTAAAAACACATAAGATTATTCAAAATCATATTGCTTTAGTTCCTGAGGGAAGAAGATGTTTCCAAAATCTTACTATTGAAGAAAACCTTAGAATGGGCGCTTTTAATAATGATGATAAATATGAAGAGTTACAAGAAGAGATGTTTAAACTTTTCCCAAGACTAGTTTCAAAAAAAGGGCAATTAGCTGGAACTATGAGTGGAGGAGAGCAACAAATGCTAGCAATCGCTAGAGCTTTAATGAGCTCTCCAAAACTTCTTATGTTAGATGAACCATCTCTTGGACTTGCTCCTAAAATTATTGGTGAACTTTTTGAAACAATTATTAGATTAAAAGAAGAAGGTATTACTATTTTATTAGTGGAGCAAAACGCCTTTGCTGCCTTAGAAATATCAGATTGGGCATATGTTTTAGAAAATGGTGAAGTAGCACTTGAAGGCAAAGGAAGTGATTTAGTTCACTCAGATGAAATTAGAGCAAAATATTTAGGTGCATAA